One genomic segment of Macaca fascicularis isolate 582-1 chromosome 19, T2T-MFA8v1.1 includes these proteins:
- the LOC102123756 gene encoding large ribosomal subunit protein eL32-like — KKKKGGKASLPRHCLWRWQSSPPWHHGCLRPLMKPKIVKKRTKRFIWHQSEQYVKIKRNWRKPRGTDNRVRRRCKGQILMTNIGYGSNKNQQHMLPCGFRKFLVPSVKELEVLLMCNKPPCAEIAHSASSKNRKAIKTIVERAAQLAIRVTHPSVRLRSEENE; from the coding sequence aaaaaaaaaaaagggggaaaagcctctCTTCCTCGGCACTGCCTATGGAGATGGCAGTCGTCTCCTCCTTGGCATCATGGCTGCCTCAGACCCCTCATGAAGCCCAAGATTGTCAAAAAGAGAACCAAGCGGTTCATCTGGCACCAGTCAGAACAATATGTCAAAATTAAGCGTAACTGGCGGAAACCCAGAGGTACTGACAACAGGGTTCGCAGAAGGTGCAAGGGCCAGATCTTGATGACCAACATTGGTTATGGGAGCAACAAAAACCAACAGCACATGCTGCCCTGTGGCTTCCGGAAGTTCCTGGTCCCCAGCGTCAAGGAGCTGGAAGTGCTGCTGATGTGCAACAAACCTCCCTGTGCTGAGATCGCTCACAGTGCTTCCTCCAAGAACCGCAAAGCCATCAAAACCATCGTGGAAAGGGCCGCCCAGCTGGCCATCAGAGTCACCCACCCCAGTGTCAGGCTGCGCAGTGAAGAAAATGAGTAG